In Fodinicurvata sediminis DSM 21159, a genomic segment contains:
- a CDS encoding hydantoinase B/oxoprolinase family protein: protein MTVAGEETFDPITLEVVRNKLDGIAEEMEVTLFKSSCSPLVKEGLDASASLFTLNGTTLAQACAVPIHLGTLIPAVAEILRTFSVEDMEEGDVYLLNDPYHGGTHLPDIAVAMPVFSEGRPIALAATMTHHQDVGGMSAGSVPTNATEIYQEGLRLPPVRWARAGTFDRTLTDLLRLNVRIPETFMGDLNAQIAACKVGALRLDELARKHGNNALLTIFGLLIDRAELMTREAIRKIPEGTYRFVDWLDNDGIDMDSRVRIEVAAEIRDGEIHFDLTGTSAQVRGPINCVPSGSLAAACFAVKAVTDPLIPNNGGCFRPLRLTLPEGSLVNPRSPAPVNARTATIKRITGCMLSALAQALPDRIPAPPAGQLLVMAFGGRRASGEAFVTGELIAGGSGAGEGVDGVDVVETDATNCMNVPAESMEMEAPIRVHQLRLRRDSGGAGENRGGLGLIKEIEILDAVDGAVSFSHRGERHFVPAQGLAGGGEGQCARSEILRLDGSRETISSKTVTQLYPGDRVLVETAGGGGWGNPHTRDRQKLNDDIANGKIDLKAANELYGREQA, encoded by the coding sequence ATGACTGTTGCTGGAGAAGAAACATTCGATCCTATCACTCTTGAAGTTGTCCGCAACAAGCTGGACGGCATTGCCGAGGAGATGGAGGTTACGCTGTTCAAGAGTTCCTGTTCCCCTCTGGTCAAGGAAGGCTTGGATGCGTCTGCCTCCCTCTTCACTCTGAATGGAACGACCCTGGCGCAAGCCTGCGCGGTGCCGATTCATCTGGGAACCTTGATCCCTGCCGTTGCGGAAATTCTCAGGACCTTTTCAGTAGAGGACATGGAAGAGGGGGACGTCTATCTGCTGAACGATCCCTATCATGGTGGTACGCATCTTCCCGATATTGCCGTGGCCATGCCCGTCTTTTCCGAAGGACGGCCGATTGCCCTCGCTGCAACCATGACCCACCATCAGGATGTCGGCGGAATGAGCGCGGGCTCGGTTCCGACGAATGCCACTGAGATCTACCAGGAGGGCCTGCGCCTACCGCCTGTGCGCTGGGCCAGGGCCGGGACATTCGATCGGACTCTGACGGACCTGCTGCGTCTGAATGTTCGCATTCCGGAGACCTTTATGGGGGATCTCAATGCCCAGATCGCAGCTTGCAAGGTCGGGGCGCTGCGCCTTGATGAACTGGCGCGCAAGCATGGGAACAACGCGCTTCTGACCATCTTCGGTCTTCTGATCGATCGTGCCGAACTGATGACCCGCGAGGCTATCCGGAAGATACCGGAAGGGACGTACCGGTTTGTCGACTGGCTGGATAATGACGGGATCGATATGGACAGCCGGGTGCGCATTGAAGTGGCTGCGGAGATTCGCGACGGCGAGATTCATTTCGATCTGACCGGTACCAGTGCCCAGGTCCGAGGGCCTATCAACTGTGTGCCTTCGGGCAGCTTGGCGGCCGCCTGTTTTGCGGTCAAGGCTGTAACGGATCCCCTCATACCCAATAATGGCGGCTGTTTTCGTCCGCTGCGTCTGACCCTGCCCGAGGGCAGTCTCGTCAATCCTCGTTCGCCTGCACCCGTGAATGCACGGACAGCGACCATCAAGCGGATTACTGGCTGTATGCTTTCCGCCCTGGCCCAGGCACTTCCCGACCGGATACCGGCTCCTCCCGCCGGGCAACTGCTGGTGATGGCCTTTGGTGGACGTCGGGCTTCAGGCGAGGCTTTCGTGACCGGGGAACTCATAGCCGGTGGCAGTGGAGCCGGCGAGGGAGTTGATGGCGTTGATGTCGTGGAAACCGATGCGACCAATTGTATGAATGTTCCGGCGGAATCCATGGAGATGGAAGCGCCAATTCGTGTTCACCAGTTGAGGCTTCGCCGTGATTCCGGAGGTGCCGGTGAAAACAGGGGTGGCTTGGGTCTGATCAAGGAAATCGAGATTCTGGATGCTGTGGATGGAGCTGTTAGCTTCTCTCACCGCGGCGAACGGCATTTCGTTCCGGCCCAGGGACTGGCAGGCGGAGGAGAGGGGCAATGTGCACGCTCTGAGATTCTACGCCTGGATGGGAGTCGTGAAACCATTTCCTCCAAGACCGTCACGCAACTCTACCCGGGTGATAGGGTTCTGGTGGAAACGGCTGGCGGTGGGGGGTGGGGAAACCCGCACACGCGTGACCGGCAAAAACTTAACGACGATATAGCCAACGGCAAGATCGACCTGAAAGCAGCCAACGAACTCTATGGTCGTGAACAGGCATAG
- a CDS encoding TRAP transporter large permease: protein MDNITIGFIGLGAGLFLIALRVQIGVAVGLVSFIGIAVIANMRAAWGMLTATPFHFVGDWNLTAIPMFLLMGYVASSSGLTQGLFRAMRIFMSRLPGGLAVASVGACALMSAASGSSVATSSSMARIATPEMLKYGYNPGLATGVVATAGTLGSLIPPSILLVLYGYYAEVSIAQLFMAGVVPGLLSAAMMALMIVTRASITPSLAPRVEESFSREEKLEALKDIWPLPVLVLGVLVGIFIGLFTPTEAGAIGAFLAIVLAVVRRALNWRVFKNAIVSTLSSTASIFMVVIGTVLLGRFMAMSGLPTFIASELLVFGGDQLTIILMVTALYLLLGMFLDSIGILLLTLPIILPIARAAGIDFIWFGIILVKLLEIGLVTPPVGLNVYVMKASLGSLVRLQDIFRGVSWFVVIELVTLSLLVAIPALSLWLPGILS from the coding sequence ATGGATAATATTACGATCGGTTTCATCGGACTTGGTGCCGGGCTCTTCCTCATCGCGCTGCGTGTGCAGATCGGTGTTGCCGTGGGTCTTGTCTCGTTCATCGGGATAGCGGTGATTGCGAATATGCGTGCAGCCTGGGGCATGCTCACAGCCACACCCTTTCATTTCGTGGGTGACTGGAACCTGACAGCGATTCCCATGTTCCTTCTGATGGGGTATGTGGCCTCATCTTCGGGTCTGACCCAAGGTTTGTTTCGTGCCATGAGGATATTCATGTCGCGTCTTCCCGGAGGATTGGCTGTCGCCAGTGTGGGCGCCTGCGCGCTGATGTCCGCAGCTTCGGGGTCCAGTGTCGCGACATCGTCTTCCATGGCCCGAATAGCTACTCCGGAGATGCTGAAGTACGGCTATAATCCGGGTTTGGCAACGGGTGTGGTGGCAACAGCAGGAACCTTGGGATCGTTGATACCGCCCAGTATCCTGCTTGTACTTTATGGTTACTACGCCGAGGTTTCCATTGCGCAGCTCTTCATGGCCGGTGTTGTTCCGGGGCTGCTATCAGCTGCCATGATGGCCCTCATGATTGTGACCCGCGCAAGTATTACACCTTCCTTGGCTCCTAGGGTGGAAGAGAGTTTTTCCAGGGAAGAAAAGCTTGAAGCGCTCAAGGACATCTGGCCGCTTCCGGTTCTGGTACTCGGTGTCTTGGTCGGAATTTTCATTGGTCTGTTCACACCAACCGAAGCTGGCGCAATCGGTGCTTTCCTGGCCATTGTACTCGCAGTCGTGCGACGTGCTCTCAATTGGAGAGTTTTCAAGAATGCTATCGTCAGCACGCTTTCAAGTACTGCCAGTATCTTCATGGTTGTGATCGGAACTGTTCTGCTGGGCCGTTTCATGGCTATGAGCGGACTGCCGACTTTCATCGCGAGCGAATTGCTTGTGTTTGGCGGAGATCAATTGACCATAATTCTGATGGTAACAGCCCTGTACCTGCTACTAGGAATGTTTCTTGATTCCATAGGGATTTTGCTGCTCACACTGCCAATCATTTTGCCGATAGCCCGTGCCGCCGGGATAGATTTTATCTGGTTCGGGATAATCCTGGTGAAACTGCTTGAGATCGGCTTGGTCACACCTCCGGTTGGCCTGAACGTATATGTCATGAAGGCTTCACTGGGCAGCCTTGTGAGGCTGCAGGATATCTTCAGGGGCGTTTCCTGGTTCGTCGTGATCGAACTGGTAACGCTTTCATTGCTCGTAGCAATACCGGCCCTGTCCCTATGGTTGCCGGGAATTCTCAGTTAA
- a CDS encoding TRAP transporter small permease — protein MTGNENSISRSWPEKVIRMLSNGLTLLAGIALLLMMGQMVLDVFLTYFFRKPIQGNLEVVSIYHMVAVVFLPLAMVELRHEHIHVDLVVRWLPQVVQRVIYILGSLISATFFAILAYQTWLDALKSYRMDEIVMGAVYVTIWPAKFILPFSFLLIMLTVLLHAWKALIHPDFDPSPASPETEDTSTTQSGV, from the coding sequence ATGACAGGGAACGAAAATTCAATTAGCCGATCCTGGCCCGAAAAAGTAATACGAATGCTTTCCAATGGGCTAACATTACTGGCCGGGATAGCGCTGCTTCTGATGATGGGGCAGATGGTACTTGATGTGTTCCTGACCTATTTCTTTCGGAAACCGATCCAAGGCAATCTTGAAGTGGTTTCCATTTATCACATGGTGGCTGTCGTTTTCTTGCCCTTGGCGATGGTGGAACTACGGCACGAGCATATTCACGTGGACTTGGTGGTTCGCTGGCTGCCACAGGTGGTACAGCGCGTGATCTATATTCTTGGTAGCCTGATCTCCGCAACCTTCTTTGCGATACTCGCTTATCAGACTTGGCTCGATGCCTTAAAATCCTATCGCATGGATGAGATCGTTATGGGGGCCGTCTACGTCACCATCTGGCCGGCAAAGTTCATCCTGCCCTTCAGTTTCCTGCTCATAATGTTGACAGTCCTTCTTCATGCCTGGAAGGCCTTGATCCATCCAGACTTTGATCCCAGTCCGGCATCTCCGGAAACGGAGGATACCAGCACTACACAGAGCGGAGTCTGA
- a CDS encoding hydantoinase/oxoprolinase family protein — protein sequence MKTQQDGRHSVGIDIGGTFTDVVCVGDGQTHIFKLPSTRRNPSLAVEAAIRQLAEQHGVASEGIARFVHGTTVATNAVLERKGARIGLIATEGFSDVLEIGRQMRRQMYDLKIQPQTPGWLAPGVRRVEVSERVAADGSIVVPMDEKSLQAAVQKLLEQEVEAIAVSLLFSFANPSHERAVADYIHEVAPQLPVSLSSEVDPAFREYERTAVTAFDGYVKPVVDRYLENMETSLLQAKIPAPLQIMQSRGGLAASQVARQRPVRLFLSGPAAGVIGGSATARAAGFEDAITIDVGGTSSDIALIKSGEALVRSETTISGYAVRVPMVDIETLGAGGGSLVWLDAAKGLRVGPESAGSEPGPACYDRGGERPTVTDASVVLGYLDPAYFAGGTLTLKSELAEKAIREHVAEPMGLSVSAAALGIHRIANAQMAEGIRLVSLNRGHDPREFALVPLGGAGSLHAVPLAEELGLNRVLVPRYPGVLSAAGLLAAPVEHEVSSAFNKPLQEAGHEEVRDFLSELDRKTAELMAAESLEGLQTERRHLADVCYLGQSYTLEVPLDIENTEPFERLYRDFEDMHHRIYGHATGAGAKLVNLRSIHRAHLPSTDLALEAVEGVALKGQRSVWFQGSDIPQDAAVYDRSLLKQDDGPLRGPAVIEQSDTTVLVPPGWRGQLVEGEALLLEQEATA from the coding sequence ATGAAAACACAGCAAGATGGAAGACACAGCGTAGGAATTGATATAGGGGGCACCTTCACCGATGTTGTCTGCGTCGGAGATGGCCAAACGCACATCTTCAAGCTACCCTCTACACGGCGGAATCCCAGCCTGGCCGTTGAAGCGGCCATACGGCAGCTGGCCGAGCAGCATGGCGTGGCTTCTGAGGGAATTGCACGTTTCGTGCATGGCACCACTGTGGCGACGAATGCAGTCCTAGAGCGTAAGGGCGCGAGGATCGGCCTTATCGCCACAGAGGGGTTCAGTGATGTTCTCGAGATCGGTCGGCAAATGCGCCGCCAAATGTATGACCTCAAGATACAGCCACAGACTCCTGGCTGGCTTGCTCCGGGCGTACGTCGAGTGGAAGTCAGCGAACGCGTGGCCGCGGACGGCAGCATCGTTGTCCCCATGGATGAGAAAAGCCTGCAAGCTGCAGTCCAGAAGTTGTTGGAACAGGAGGTTGAGGCCATAGCGGTCAGCTTGCTGTTCTCTTTCGCCAACCCCTCGCATGAACGTGCGGTGGCAGATTACATACACGAGGTGGCGCCTCAGTTACCGGTGTCTCTGTCCTCGGAGGTTGACCCGGCATTCCGGGAGTACGAGCGCACAGCCGTCACGGCCTTCGACGGTTACGTGAAACCGGTTGTCGATCGTTATCTCGAGAACATGGAGACTTCCCTACTTCAGGCGAAGATCCCGGCGCCTCTGCAGATCATGCAATCGCGCGGCGGATTGGCAGCTTCCCAGGTGGCGCGCCAGCGACCGGTGCGATTATTCCTTTCAGGACCGGCGGCTGGCGTAATCGGGGGGTCGGCCACAGCGCGTGCCGCCGGGTTCGAAGATGCCATCACCATCGATGTGGGAGGTACATCAAGCGATATTGCCCTGATCAAGAGCGGTGAAGCGCTGGTGCGCTCGGAAACCACCATCTCCGGCTATGCCGTACGTGTCCCCATGGTGGATATTGAGACATTGGGAGCTGGAGGGGGGTCCCTTGTCTGGCTGGATGCGGCAAAGGGATTGCGTGTCGGGCCTGAATCTGCCGGCTCGGAGCCAGGACCGGCCTGCTACGACCGGGGCGGCGAACGGCCAACCGTCACCGACGCGTCTGTGGTTCTGGGATATCTTGATCCGGCCTACTTTGCAGGGGGCACACTCACTCTAAAGTCCGAACTTGCTGAAAAGGCCATCCGCGAGCATGTGGCCGAGCCCATGGGATTGAGCGTAAGTGCGGCGGCTCTGGGCATCCACCGGATCGCCAACGCTCAGATGGCCGAAGGTATTCGCCTGGTATCGCTCAATCGCGGGCATGATCCACGAGAATTTGCGTTGGTTCCCCTGGGGGGTGCCGGCAGTCTGCATGCCGTTCCCTTGGCCGAGGAATTGGGACTGAACCGCGTCCTGGTGCCGCGCTATCCCGGTGTACTCTCGGCTGCCGGATTGTTGGCGGCGCCGGTTGAGCATGAAGTTTCAAGCGCATTCAACAAGCCACTCCAGGAAGCCGGACATGAGGAAGTAAGAGATTTTCTCTCCGAGCTCGACCGCAAGACGGCCGAACTCATGGCGGCGGAGAGTCTGGAGGGGCTGCAGACGGAACGACGGCACTTGGCTGACGTTTGCTATCTCGGGCAGAGCTATACCCTTGAGGTTCCGCTGGATATCGAGAACACCGAGCCCTTTGAGCGGCTCTACAGAGACTTCGAGGACATGCATCATCGCATCTATGGCCATGCCACGGGGGCCGGAGCGAAGTTGGTCAATCTGCGAAGCATCCATCGTGCCCACCTGCCCAGTACGGACCTGGCTCTGGAGGCGGTAGAAGGTGTGGCACTGAAGGGGCAGCGCAGTGTCTGGTTCCAGGGAAGTGACATACCGCAGGACGCCGCTGTCTATGACAGATCTCTCTTGAAGCAGGACGACGGCCCCTTGCGGGGGCCGGCCGTGATAGAACAGAGCGATACGACGGTTCTCGTGCCGCCGGGATGGCGCGGGCAATTGGTCGAGGGTGAAGCCCTCTTGCTGGAACAGGAGGCAACTGCGTGA
- a CDS encoding carbon-nitrogen hydrolase family protein, protein MMPVNPNEIVVSAIQITAVDGEKEATVGKILDLLDTAGQRGTQLCVLPELWTGLGFSDESVYRSIAEPIPGPVTHRLAEKAKKYGMYIAGSMYEEAGSDYYNTTPLITPEGRIAGKYRKTHLFDAPNRTDIPPGIMESKKVKAGDNLDVYETEVGKVGLSVCSDLRFPEIYREMALKGSEILVCASAFLSPRYDHWEFFLRARATENQCYVVASGQYGTEPKSGLSFVGRSMIVDPWGTVVATASDREECVTAHIDRAFIKEVKQRYPLMEQRLPELYPTLRGV, encoded by the coding sequence ATGATGCCAGTAAACCCGAACGAAATCGTGGTCTCGGCGATCCAGATCACGGCTGTGGATGGGGAGAAGGAGGCCACGGTCGGAAAGATTCTGGACCTTCTCGATACTGCAGGACAACGGGGAACGCAGCTTTGTGTATTGCCTGAACTCTGGACGGGATTGGGGTTCTCGGATGAGTCTGTCTATCGCTCGATCGCTGAGCCCATTCCGGGGCCTGTGACGCATCGCTTGGCTGAAAAAGCCAAGAAGTACGGGATGTATATAGCAGGATCAATGTATGAAGAAGCTGGTAGTGACTATTACAATACGACCCCTTTGATCACCCCCGAGGGTAGAATTGCGGGGAAATACCGCAAAACACATTTGTTTGATGCTCCCAATAGGACGGATATCCCTCCAGGCATCATGGAATCCAAGAAGGTAAAGGCCGGAGACAACCTTGATGTCTACGAGACCGAAGTGGGAAAGGTTGGTCTTTCTGTCTGTTCGGACCTGCGCTTTCCCGAAATTTATAGGGAGATGGCACTCAAAGGCTCTGAAATCCTGGTTTGTGCTTCAGCCTTTCTCAGTCCTCGATACGATCATTGGGAATTCTTCCTGCGGGCACGTGCAACGGAGAATCAGTGTTACGTCGTTGCCTCAGGACAGTACGGAACAGAGCCCAAATCCGGGCTTAGTTTTGTCGGCCGTAGCATGATCGTAGATCCCTGGGGCACTGTGGTGGCGACTGCGTCTGATCGTGAAGAGTGCGTGACTGCACATATTGACAGAGCATTTATTAAAGAAGTTAAGCAACGCTACCCGCTTATGGAGCAGCGTCTACCGGAATTATATCCAACTCTGAGAGGCGTGTAA
- a CDS encoding C4-dicarboxylate TRAP transporter substrate-binding protein, with product MKRTWMAGLGVVAGVLAAGTASAQTEFNASIWFPDTHPLTGAGYVQWVEQLEEASDGDLVANLFTGSALLPPSAHLSGLQDGIAQVTYHAGTYTPSDLPEDNTLSILGLGLRDIMTAGFAVTDFYMNDPEMQARFQELGIIFAGGYATPQYHLICSTEVANLEDLEGLKIRMPGPIHADWARSVGATPVNVPSSEMFTGLERGQLDCAANAANDLKSRSLWDVAEYVNLVPLGSYFAGWEWAFNADFWQGLNDNQRRIMLDTISSSLVDALIAYESASMEALEEAPDHGVTIHEPNEEMLASVNDFANNVAPETAIEQGTEQFGLEDPEGLIKRFEETLAKWDELLKGVDRTDGEKLKEILHDNLYAEVDESSYGMQ from the coding sequence ATGAAAAGAACATGGATGGCAGGACTGGGAGTTGTCGCCGGCGTACTGGCGGCTGGAACGGCAAGCGCCCAAACCGAATTCAATGCCAGTATCTGGTTCCCGGATACCCACCCCCTAACTGGTGCAGGCTACGTTCAGTGGGTCGAGCAACTGGAAGAAGCCTCCGATGGCGATCTGGTGGCAAACCTCTTCACAGGTTCTGCACTCTTGCCCCCTAGCGCACATCTGAGTGGTTTGCAGGATGGTATCGCCCAGGTGACTTACCATGCCGGTACATATACCCCTAGCGATCTTCCTGAGGACAACACTCTCTCCATTCTTGGCCTTGGACTGCGCGATATTATGACCGCAGGCTTTGCGGTAACAGACTTCTACATGAATGATCCTGAGATGCAGGCACGATTCCAGGAGTTGGGCATCATCTTTGCGGGCGGCTACGCCACACCGCAGTATCACCTCATATGTTCTACGGAAGTCGCCAACCTGGAAGACTTGGAAGGCCTGAAAATCCGCATGCCGGGCCCAATTCATGCAGACTGGGCACGAAGCGTCGGAGCCACCCCTGTGAATGTGCCTTCCTCGGAAATGTTCACGGGTCTCGAGCGTGGGCAACTCGATTGCGCAGCAAATGCAGCGAATGACTTGAAAAGCCGTTCGCTTTGGGACGTTGCCGAGTACGTGAATCTGGTTCCGCTCGGATCCTATTTTGCTGGTTGGGAATGGGCATTTAATGCCGACTTCTGGCAAGGCCTGAACGATAACCAACGTCGCATTATGCTCGACACTATCTCGTCATCGCTGGTGGACGCACTTATCGCCTACGAGAGCGCCTCCATGGAAGCACTTGAGGAGGCACCGGATCATGGAGTGACGATTCATGAGCCGAACGAAGAAATGCTAGCTTCGGTCAACGATTTCGCCAACAACGTGGCTCCCGAGACTGCCATAGAGCAAGGTACGGAGCAGTTCGGGCTGGAAGATCCAGAAGGCCTAATCAAGCGTTTCGAGGAGACTCTGGCCAAGTGGGACGAACTGCTTAAAGGCGTGGATCGTACTGACGGCGAAAAGCTGAAAGAAATTCTTCACGACAATCTTTATGCTGAGGTGGACGAAAGCAGCTACGGCATGCAATAA